CTTTTCCAGTTTGCTCTGACTGGCATAAATTGTGGGTTTTTAGGTGTCTAGCTCACTGTTTTTCCGGCCGAGGTGGCTTGCCAAGATAAATGAATACACATTAAAAGGCTGTGGTGTACTATACATAGATGCACCACGTCCATTGCACTCGCTGGCTTCCCCTATGCTTAGACTTGATTCCGATGTCTGACAGAAACTGGAAAGTGTTTTGAATACAACCACGTATTGGCCGGAATGGCTTCAGGCTCGAAATCAAGATCTTTCAGCTCGATGACTGGTTATTAAACCGTAAGTAAGGActacttaaaaaatattgggtaaatgatttaaaattaaatgcatttaagccATTGAGATATTAATCAATACAAATAACTTACAAATCCCAAACTGTATTGATCTTGACATTTAGTTAAAAAGGCACTTTTACTATGCGTTGTAGGACGCTAATAAAAGCGTCTAGCTGTTTTGCAAACCAGGTCCATTCGCCCATTCATAAGGCGATAACCGAACTGGGATTAGGGCCAGCTGAGCTCTCTACCATCGCCAGCACGAAACCCAACATCCACGCCAACGCGTTATGTTTGGGCCTGGTCAACGTAATGACAGCTTCGCGTGTTTCGGGCCGCGAGTGGATGGCTGCCTTATTGGTGGCTTGGCGGCATTCTGGCTATATCGCTCCACGACTACAAAATGTTCATTCACAAAGTGCCGGCAAGACGCCAACGCATTCGAGGCAAAAACCGCTTATCAAGCTGTCGCTGGCGGTCTGTtgtcacacacaaaaaatggttttgcaacaaataaaacataataatttgCATGTGGGCTGCGACTTGGAAACGTGGTTCAATCATTCAAAAAATCAGCTTATAAGCTTtgggacatttttttttggttgttgttgttctatTGGAATTTATTCTATTCCTATTCTAATACCCAagatttttatgattttcctCTATCCCAAGCATGATAttcattgcatttatttaaatctatAAAATGACGATATCACGGAAAAAGTAATACAAATGGTATTATTAATAAAGGTATTCCAGATATTCTAAGAACTAGATGACATTTTGTTTACCTACATATAATTATAGGGAGTGTAACGAGTACTTTCCAACATAATAAGCTCAAACCTATTTTTGGTCAAAccaaatttattatttattttacattgcATGTGGAGTTGAACTCAGTATATGTTtggcaaaattaaataaaagttggcAAAAATAGCGAAAATCGATTTCCGTTGAGCTATTGTTCGTGTTGTGCTTCGCcgtgttgtttttatttgtgcatTTCCTGGCTTTTCCGTTGGCATTGTCTCGTTCGTTTACCTTTTTGCACTGCTATTCATGCAATTACCGTGGCCCAGAGCCGGCTTCTTTTGGgtattttgcattaaaatcgattttgcaattgacattttgatgattatacctgttactcgttgagtaaaagggtatactagattcgttgaaaagtatgttacaggcaaaagaaaatctttccgaccatataaagtatatatattctttattataTCCGTCTGTGCGATTGATCTCAAAAGCTGAAATGCTTAGATTatgcatgcagactccagaggcatagacgcaacgcaagtttgttttcccattttgccacgcccagtctaacgctcacaaaccgcccaaaactgccacgcccacacttttgaaaaatgtttagatattttttcagaaatgtattagtattgtatatttctttcgcccacaaaccgccaacaactgccagtgtgaaaatttctccttcgcacttccactatctgagtaacgggtatcagatagtcggggaacttgacaatagtattttcttttgtttttacgtTGTGTTTGGCACTAATTTCTGCCCAGTTGCGCAAAAACTGAAAGTTAAATGCAACTGTTGTTGACATTTGGGCTGTATGAATAATCTATGCTTCCTTGGCTCCTGTGATTTGCTCACCAAATGGGAACATTATATGTCTTCATCAAGACGCCTCCTGATGCTTTCGATCTTTGTCTGCCTGACTCatcttgcttttgctttcaaTGTCATTTATTGTGTAATTGAAGCTTTACTATGGGCAAAACCtagccaaaacaaaacgaaaactcgttttcgcttttattgACCATTTGCGCGTCCTCACTCGCTATTTTTTCTCTTCAAGAAAGAAGCACACATAAAGTCTTCGGCTGCCTTTTACGGCTGCTTCTTAACAATCTGCTGCCGTTCGGCCATCGTGACACTGATACTTGGCCAGAAACCAGCAGCATCGCTTTGTGGTCTTGACCAAATAAGTTTGTTGAACAGGATTGTGTGACAAAAACCCATGTTGGAGCcattttagctttttggtTCACTCTCTGGACAATGGTTATACGGGCAAGAATTTGTGGGATTATTGACTaaagtttccatttccaatgtATGGTGACTTTCTTCTGCACTTCAGGAATCTTATTAATTAgcaaattttttaattcagatgaatattaattaaagttaatCCCGAGGGGATTGGTCGGTTCTGTTTTCAATCGAGACATATGGATCTCACCCACTTTCATTACATTAAATGTGTCTCTTACTTTGCTTATTCGTTCATGTCATGTTTGGTATGTTTGCTCGTTGAATTTGCACAATAATTTTCTGCTTTATTCGCATTTAACGAAATGCGCAGACAACAAAAGTTAAACTCAATTAGATTTAATCCAGCGAAAAAACGATGACGATATGAACTTTGAACTTCTGGGCTAATGGAATAAAGAACGATTCCCATTTTAATGTGAAAACACGCGGATAATTGTATatcgaatataaataattacattatTAGTTCAGTTACTAGGTTGGAAGGTGTCTTCTTTTTAGTCCTGCAACTTTCAATTTCTGTCATCCAAGTCTAATTTTCTCACAGATAAgaggtttttttttactttaaaggGATGCCCCTCGAGTTTCGCTTGAATTTGGATCAAATATGGCGGTAAAACCTTTGACTTGGTTCCAAGTACTAACTTAAGGggtcaaaatattttatacaattgTTTCACTAATTTATTATCTTTTCCTGTTGCAGAATACGTCGCCCCTGTGGGAGGACTTTGTGGCTAAGGCCGGAAAACTACACACTTGCTTAAGGTAAGTTAACTTTGGGTGTAAATCGGTTGCTTCATTCTGGAGAACGATATTTCATCAGCAGCCAGCTAACGAGCAACAGTTACAAAACTCTAGAACGAGAACTGCGTGTTAATAAACTCAATGTTCGTTTTCCTGAATTCGTCTTTACGCTTTTCACTTCCTCGCACTGCGGCGTATATAATGTGAGGcgtatataatttttttgtgctctttctgctgttgctgaatTTGTTGGTCGTTGGGTAGAGACCACCGGCACAGACTTCgggcatttgtttgttttattttctctgtgGTTTTAATGCTTAGACTTGGCCCAAATATTCTCGCGGACGAGGGTCCCCGCGGCAATGTCTGGCCAAAGTATATAGCCGCCGAATAGCGGTTGCATTAATCACTACCCCAAGTCCTATTGACCGAGTTCAAATCACGGGACTTGCCAAAACGCGCTTCGAGTGTTTGCCCACTGCGCTTGACACACATCTTGACCGATTTCCCGCAAGGTGAACCCGCCCGGATCAACACGCCCAGATGGGTACCACTTTTGTATACCCTAGATGTGGGTATTAAGCATTATTTACCATGGTTCCAATCATAAAAGAATTACGATTAAGTATATTTCACGCGATAGGGTATTCAAGGCTTCAGATACCACAGGTACTGTGTATgtttagtgtttttttttcctagcTGGCTCCTAATTGAAATATCGCCCACGGGCAAGTGGAGAAGATGTTTATTACATCTAGCTGGCTGGGCCCACAATAATAATGATGTTGCATTTGCTCTCCTCTGTTCACAGGGCCGCCATCCAGGCAATCGCCGCCTATTTGGATGCCTTCCAAAAGATAGCCGATGCGGCGACCAACTCAAGAGGTAAGTTCAAACCGTGGATTCGTCTGCGTGAAAATACAATACGGTGGAATCCCCTTCACCGCCGGCTCGGGTACTGTATCTCTTTCCGCTGCTCATTATTCATGGGTCTATTCGCAGTCAGCGGCGGTCATCGATCTGATTTGTATACACATTCATGCTTTCGATGTTTACGTTGTCGATTCTCCCTTTCTGCGTTCGAATGGCGATGTTGCTATTCTCTCTGACCTCACGCATTTCGTTGGTTttgctatttatatttatttatcgaGTGCCCGATTATGCAATGTCCGACGTCCGATTCTCGCAGCCCACCTCAGTCCGGACGGGAAATGCGATGCCAGATGGGAGAGCTGTGGTCGTTATTAGACTAGCAGCTTGAATATAGTACAACATGTGGCTGTTCCAttgacatttttcattttttatactCCTTTTTATACTCTCTTAACGCCCTTTCATGGATTTGGTGTGTGGCTGGTGCTAAGTGCACATGCTCGTGCCAACCCCTTTGGCAAGAGAAGCCTGCTCGCTTGGTCGTTTGCACTTACTAAATGGTTTCATTAGCTTTAGTGGTTACTTGGCTCAGTGCGGTCAAGCATCGACACATGTGTCCGTTCTCCCTTAGAGGCGTTCCAAATGCAACTCGAGTCTAAGTTTAAGATTCTTGATTCGCACTTGGCACACGGTCAACATGAGGGGTCCTCAAGGTGGTGGGTTTTCTGGGTACCCagctcatttggaatttgagGCAAGTGGTTCTGAGAGCCGGCCTTTCAAAGGAGACTCAAAAAGCTACTGCCTATTTGGCATATAAGTACACATCAAACGAGGATGGAAAAAGTTATTATATGATTCGGAGGCAGTCCGAGATAATCGGGCCGCCTGTCACTTGCTGGTGATATGCAGAcacagaagcaggagcagtagCAGTAACTGGTGGCCTGACCAGTTGTCCCGGATCCGACTTTGAATCGAACTGTGGCATGGCATAATGGGCACACACGGGACTTGGGACTTGGGACTCGGGAGCTAAGTCTGGAGAAATGGAGTCCCGATTCGTGTCGCATGCAATGTTGTCTGCTGCGCCTCCAAATTGAAACGACAGCCCATGGCGTGCGATTGTTGCTGCATGCTCTAAACATTTCCGCTGCCAGCTTAATTATTCGTGCTCCGTGGATGAATGGTTGTTCCCCTCCagtaatttaatttggcaacTGTTTAATATTGCATGCTTACATGCTTAATTTGGGTTACGAAACATACCAAGCAAGGTTCTAGGCAATTGATGGCGAAACAAGTGGAAAGTGAAACCTATTGTCTTATATAAGCTAAGTTCAATACATACATGTTAACTTCTTGAATAAAATATTGGATTTTAACATTTCGGGAAAGTTGGTATTGAAtgataaaatcaaattcaatgtCCTGTTTAAACTTGCTTCGCCACATGACAAAATGATCACTTGTATTCCCTTGATTGCAGGCGCCTCAAAGGAGATCGGCACCGCCCTGACCCGTGTTTGCCTCCGACACAAGGCGGTGGAGACACGTCTGAAGACCTTCACCAGCGCCATTATGGATTGCCTGGTGCAGCCGCTGCAGGAGAGGATCGAGGACTGGAAGCGCACGGTGGCCACCATCGACAAAGACCATGCCAAAGAGTACAAGCGCTGTCGCAGTGAACTGAAGAAGCGCTCCAGCGACACCCTGCGCCTGCAGAAGAAGGCGCGCAAGGGTCAGACGGACGGTTTGCAGTCCCTGATGGACTCGCACATGCAAGATGTCACCCTGCGCCGTGCAGAACTGGAGGAAGTCGAGAAGAAATCCTTGAGGTCGGCCATGGTGGAGGAGCGTCTTCGCTACTGCAGCTTTGTCCACATGCTTCAGCCAGTGGTGCACGAGGAGTGCGAGGTCATGTCAGAGTTGGGTCACCTACAGGTGCGTAGAGCGGTGCTTACATTGTGTGCTCAGTGACTAATAAAGTTTTTTTACAGGAAGCCATGCAGTCAATTGCGCTAGTAACCAAGGAACCCAGTGTCCTGCCCCAGGCCTCCGAGGAGCTAATTCACGACGCTAAGGCCAGCATTAATCTGTACCCGGAGTCTCCAGGTGGCGGTTCCGGCTCGCAGGGCGGCGGCTGCTCCAACTCGCTGGGTTCCCGAAAGAGCTCCGTCTGTTCCATCAGCAGTATGAACAGCAGCGGCTCGAGCAATTCTCCCGGTCACCATCACTATCCGCGCTCCTTGTCGCAGGTGCGTCATGTCACAGGGTTTCGTAGATGCCCATCATCAAACCCACATTTGGCATTGTGGCGTCCGctcatttcttgtttttcatcAATGGTCTTTTGTGttccgttttcgtttttttagTTTGTAACGCCCGCAATTCGCTTGAAACCTGGTGAATCCAGTGATAGTGGCTTTTGCTCATCGCCAGCTCTAACAACACaggttttcatttctttttcttccgTTCAATTTTACCCAATTACAAAGACTTCTCCAAGTTATCTTTAACTGCTTTGATTTTACTGACGGCTTTGCTGATTCTCCACAGACCTCGAATGCAACGAATCAAACGGCAAATGTCTCAACCTGGCCCCCACATTCCCAGGATGGCGTAGACACACTGCCACCGACCGCTGACCGTCCGCACACCATTTCGACGGCATACGAAAAGGGTCACCAGCGTCCTCCACTGACCGTCTACACGTTCCAAAACCCGGAGACCATTCACGAGTCGGGCAGCTGCTTGAACAACGGAACCGCAGCCCCGAATGGACAGCCCCTGTCCGGACAAACCACTCCGGCCACTCAGAAATCACCGGCTGCCTCACTTAGTCGGCCTCCCTTGCCAGTTGTAAGTAGGGAGTAGTCATTAAATCAAACAACAATTTATAAagggtttttgtttattttgtattgttCTGGTCCTTAATCGAGTATTAGGTATTAATTACTTAATAAGAAAAATTTACTTTCCTTTGGTCATGAAAAAGAAAGAGCGGACTTTGTCTAGACTGCTAAAATAAATCGTTTAAACTAAGTTAAAGATAATATTGCATTAACAAAATCGAATACCAGATGCGAAGATTTCAAAACTACAGTATTTATAGATATGATACTTATGTATGTTATGTATGTTGATTGCGCTATGTAGAATCATCTGAATTTGTCTTTAAGTACTAAGTGTATGCAATGTTATGGAAGGAGACAATAGTCGAATAGTCGGGAAACCGTCTATTAACTTTTTACATTCTATTAAGTTGTCTCTCTCGTTGTGTTGGCCGGGATACTCGCCATAGAAGCCAGCCCATGTGGTGAGTATTCCAGAGTCAGAGCCCCACCAATCGTAGATCCAACAGCGCGCTCATCTGCATGCGCCCCGCTAGACCACTGACAACTAGGACCTTTAAGTCGCCTCATCATTAAACCTAAAACATTTAGATTTTCACCGTGACTAACCGATGGCCTTACACACTTTTCAGCGCTGCTCGTCGCTGGAGCGACCCCTTTCGGCCCAGAGTAACCACCGCCAGGGAAGTGGGAGCAACCTGCTGCAGCGCCAGTGCCCCTCGCCGATTCCGGCTCATATCACGAAAGGTAAATGGTGCGCAATGCCTGGCAATTGCCCAGCTTGTCTCCGTGTATTTGTGTGCACGCTTGCCCTTGGCTAATCCCATCAGTCTTACTAATAACCGTGTCCACCCGCATGTCCTTGCTAACATCATCCGCACACAGAGCTGTCCGCAGCACATCAtgcacagcaacagcagcagcagcaaaatcaGCAGCCTCAGACGCCACCCACCTATGTGAACATGTCTGAGTTGGCCACCATGGCAGCTTTGAAGCAAGCCAACCAACAGCAAAAGACCTCTACGCCGCctctgcagcagcagagctCCATTGACTCGGCCTGCTCCCAGCATTCCAACGACTCCTCCGGCTCGcatcagctcctccagcagcagcagcaacatccatCGCAGCAAAATCACCACTCAGCCACTGCCACACGCTCCCATTCCATATCCTCGACGGCTTCGTCACTTCACTCGCATCCGTCGATCGACTCCACCGTCGCTTGCGGCTCGCTGGTGGGCCAACACAACcacagcaccagcaccaacacGAACACCAACACCACCTCGCCGTCCAGTGGCAGCTCCACGCCACAGAACCATTACTCGCCCCTGCTAACCAACTCCCCCACGTCCACTGCCGCAGGTACTCCCAGTGGCAGCAGCTTAGGTCCTGGGCCCGGTTTGGGATTTGTCTACCAGGTCAGCTCCCCGACGCCTCCCTCCAGCGAGGTGCTGAAGATCACCGAGCAAACCGCAGCAGGACAGGATCAGAGTACAGCCAACAGCGTAGCAGAAGAGATGGATGAGCGATCAAGGGCCTCTGTCCTGCAGAAGGCTTCAATGTTCGAAAAGGCGGCAGCTGCGGCTGCGGTCTCGCCTCCAGCTTCCATTCAGGTTGCATCCAGTGCCCCAGCTTCGGGAGGCGGAACTCGACGATCAgaggcggagcagcaggaaaTGGGTGAGTTGAATCAGCGACCAGCCGGATCGTTGAAAGCGAAGTGTGTCAATTGATCCTAGCACCCAGCCCACCCAGCACCAAAGAGCACTTTGAACATGAGTCTCCCCTGTCTTCACTTTCATGACTAGcccgtttttatttataattgacAAACATatcgtaaatattttttaacccccaaatttcttttttgtttttccctccCCTTTCTCTAcaaatttttggtttgttgtgTAAATGCAACGGCAACAACTGCATCAAAACCAACTTTAAaccattaattattttttggttttgactTCATGTTCACCCTACCCAAAATCTCTTTCGTCTGTAAACTATTATTCACAATGAACCAACTGcaccacaaaaacaacaacaacaaaactgtCTTCAAATCGATaccaacaaatatgaaaatatgaatttaacaGACAAATCTTTCGAAGATTCAATACAAGCactaaataatttaattggcGAACTAGACTCCTTTCAACGCGAGATAGATGAGGGCAAGGTCAAGCCGCCGAGCAACAACAtaagcggcagcaacaacaatatgaccaccagcagcaacagcagcagcgacaacaacaacctcCCCGCCACTAGCAACATCGAGCCCTGCGCCATCAGCAATCAGACAAACTCGAGCGGCTGTGGAACAGACATATCTGACACCACGTCCGACGAACTGGCCGGCGACGATATGGACGTCAGGCAGCGGGATCGAGATCAGGATCTGCTCGGCGCCAGCGATTCGGAGCTGAGTCGCTGCTATGTGAGCGAGACGAGTTCGCTGACCGGTGGTCTGACGGCCGGCGGCTACGAGAATCCCACATTCGCGCACTTTGCGGCCAATGCGAATAGAGATGACGCTGTTTCCCTGGCCTCCGACAGCGTTTGTCTCGGCCAGCCACGCCATGCCTACGTGGATACTTGTAGCGACAGCGGCAGTGCCGTGGTGGTGATCTACGACCACCAGATTCCCAACACGCCCGACATTGAGTTCGTGAAGCAGAACTCCGAAATTGTAGTGCTGCGGACCAAGGATCCGCAGCCCCACGCGCTTCAGCTGCACGAGATGCGcgagctgcagcagttgccCGCGAATTTAGCCGCTTCACCGGACTCCTCGCCGGACTCGGCCGCTGGCCAGGCGCCACCAACAGCAACTGTGGCGCCCGCCAAGCAGCGACTCTCCTCGTTTCGCGCCACCAGTGAACAGCAGTTGCAACTCCTCGGACGCGGCAGTCCGCAAAGAGGTAAAACACCCAGTGAGCAGGTGGTACAGAGCAGACCACAGGACCAGCATTATCCACAGACACATCAGCAGGATATTGATGGCAGTAGTCCACCAGTAGAAATTGCAAGGCGCCAGCTGCCCCCCAAGCCCACCAGCTTGAGCGTTTTTAACGGCCCCGTCCCCACTGCGGGCGATAGGCCTGTTGTGCCTCGAAAGTCGGATTTTAAGGCCGATCTAGATGCTAAAATACGCAGGCAAAAGCAGAAAGTTaaacagcagttgcagcagcaacagcagcaagaaacgcagcagcagcagcaagcaccACAAGAACAGCAACACTCACCACAGTCGCCCCAAACCAGAAACTGTAATGTCACTAATCAACAAGCCGCCAGTATTACTGAATTTGCATCTGCAACCGCACCAGCATCCACAGACCCGTACCCGCATCAAAATCATAGAATGCCAAACCAAAATCAGACAGCCACATCCAATCACAAGCAGTGCAAGACGACCACAATGGCATTGTCACCGTCATCACCTCGCGGCCATCTGCCATTATCACCGTCATCGCTATCGTCATTACCATTACCAGCCACCAATTCATCACCATCAAATGGTCGGTCATCGATGTTGTCCGCCAGTGACCGACCACCCGATCATCCATATGTGTGCTCGAATGCTCCAGCCAATCCCCACCATGCCAATAGCATTACAAATGCCAATGTCAATGCCAATGCCCAGCTCAAGCCGTGCATTACGCCCCGGCCGGCTTCGTTGTCGGGTTcgttttgttgatttttgatttttatggttttggtttttgattcCTTTTTTTTGAATACGTTCTTACTTAGTTGTACTTTGCAAATATCCTTATTATTTGTGCTTGCCAAAGTAACTTCACGTGGTTATtggttttttcgttttgctaTAAGTTCGATGTGGTAACCTTTCTCGCGCTAAGCACTAAGCTCATACCATCAAGTCACAATCATTAAGTTCAGATCATCAACAGACAACTCAAAAACAGCATGATACTGCCACTAACTGCTCAATGCTTAATCACTAATCAGATTTGATCAATTGTAACTACAATCTTTTcacaaaattgcattttgcgaAATCGCTTGAATTAGGGGAAATTTCTTTTCTACATGAATTTATATCGGAAGTGCCATCACTGCCATTAACGTTTTTCCACTCGCTTCGGGGTCACCATTATGATTCACAGCAGACCGAGAATTTTCATAACTTTTTCGATCAGCAGATCCTAACTCTGCGTCTATCTCTAACTTCTGGTATTAGATGGTGTCCTGTGTTTTGTGTGCCAAGTGTATAACTGATTACTGTACATAAATGTGAATAACAGCATAAACCAATGACTTGATGCGCAAAATGACCGCCTTACTTACTATGATTTTTACTTTTCCTAGGAGGAGCAGCCAGCGGTGGCTCCACGCGCATCGGACGTCGCTCGTCCATCAATCAGGCCAAGCCACCGCCGCCAGTTAGACGCAGTTCGTCGGTGACCCCCAGTCCCAATGCCTCGGTCGGGGTAAGTTAAAACGATTAATTACACCCTACACCCAACTAAGTTAGTCACTTAATATAAGGTAGTCGCTAAGCCGCTCAACTCTGGGTCACACACTCTTCGGTTTTCATTTTGCTATTACTCTTTAACTTATGATTTAATTACGCaacgcagctgcagcagcaaccacagcacGCGACTCTGTCGCAGCAGAATCACCAACTAAGCAGCTCCAGCGAGCACTTACCGCCACCCCCGCCATTCATGCTGGACTCTATGGCCCAGATTCCCAGCTCAGCGCTGAAAGTATCGGAGACGGTAAGAGCCCTGGCAGCCATGCGGCACCATCCAGCATCACCCGTGTCACTCAGGCgcatgcaacagcaacagcaccagcttcagcagcaacagcagcaacatgtgcagctgcagcaacccCTATTGCAGGTGTGTGCACGCTAGGCCAGTTCCCATCTGTACCAAAATGTTAGAATTCCTACACTCACCTGGCTAATTGACTTTGCAACCTAACTGGgtacaatattttttataattctcAAGTGTCACAGGATCCATATGCCTATCACTAATCGTAAACTGTAGGACTTTTAGTAGCTTTGCTAACGTAAAAATAATAGATTTTTAGCATGCCTTTCCTCTAACCTGAGCTTAGTtccatatattttcttatgtCAGCATCAATAGCATACCTTACGTGTCGAAGAATACAAATGTAGGTATATTTTGAGCTCATTGGGCAACGCTTTAAacttgaaatacattttggaTACTCAAGAATTATTCCCCAATAAAAGacagtatatttatattctttggGCCTATCTAGTGCTCGAGAGACCCACcttcaattgattttcttGCACTActtatcatttcattttatttcaacttACGTTTGCTTTACCACTACCACACACAAACCGAAACCCTTATACCCCACGTAGTCTGCGCACAACTCCCCCTCGAAAGATGACCTGACCGTAATCCACGACTATTTGGATCTGCACGCATATGCTCAGGCCTTGGCCACGGGTCAACAGCCAGGCGGTCAGCAGATGGCCAACCCGCATCGCTTTTttcaccagcagcaacatcagccaccgccgccgcctgtCTATCAAGTCGATGCCGTAAGTGACCAGCGGGTATCTCGCGGGCTAACTAACCTAAACTAACAGCTGTCTTCGTCTGGCCTAAAACGTCTGCCCTCCTTCCAGCTTAGTTGTAATGCTATATTCATAGATAACTCTAGAGCTTAGCTTTGGTCGTGTTTTGGCTAAATTTTAATTAGCGCCCGTCTTCCTCTCTTTTTTCTCATGCCACAACCACACGATCACTGACATACATTCACGACCAGACATTCCGCACCTCATCACCAGCCGCGGGCGGAGGGGGTGGCGGCAGCATATACGCCCAGCCCAAACTGGTCAACAGCATGTCAAGCTTCCGCACCAGCAGCCCCAGTCCCAATGGACATGCTCACCCACTGCCACCGACACAGCCAAAGGCGAATCCGAACCTAATTGCACAGCTCAATGCACGACTCAGcggcaaacagcaacagcagcagcaggtcgAGGGGATCTACGGCAACCAGCAGGCGCCCGGGGGAGAGTCTATCTACATGCGGAGTGGCTTGCCCATGtcgcagccgcaacagcagcaacactatGACGGTAAATCTGAACAAATCcagctgcaccaccagcaacagcataGAATTTACGCTAGTTTCGGCACCTCATCATCACCAATGTCATCGGCCCAtacggccagcagcagcactaaACCGTCCATTCTAACACCGACCACCTCATTCAATGCATTGCCTCACTTTCCCCTGTCTTCATCCACATCATCGTTGCTCTCCAAAGTCAGCTCATTCTCGAACTCTTCATCCGCATCCCCACCAACAATGGCAGCGGCCCCTGGTTCGGCCAATTCGCATTATCAGCCACCGCAGCCGCCGAATGCAGCAGTTGCTAACAGCAAAGACATGGCCACCTACTCAAGTTCGTTTACCAAAAATACAGCAGCTGCGCAATCGCCGAACATGAGACAGGCTCATTCccatcagcaccaccaacagccgcagcagcactACACTTGTCCGCCTCCTCTGGAGGAtcccccaccgccgcccattTACGCCGCCAGTGCATCGGCCACGATGCCCAAGAAGGTTGTCCGTCCGCCCACTGGCCAGAACACGTCTCACTCGAGCGCCTA
This genomic stretch from Drosophila teissieri strain GT53w chromosome 2L, Prin_Dtei_1.1, whole genome shotgun sequence harbors:
- the LOC122611437 gene encoding mucin-4 isoform X20; this encodes MDLSLERDSSALGSLFQQIINDMKNTSPLWEDFVAKAGKLHTCLRAAIQAIAAYLDAFQKIADAATNSRGASKEIGTALTRVCLRHKAVETRLKTFTSAIMDCLVQPLQERIEDWKRTVATIDKDHAKEYKRCRSELKKRSSDTLRLQKKARKGQTDGLQSLMDSHMQDVTLRRAELEEVEKKSLRSAMVEERLRYCSFVHMLQPVVHEECEVMSELGHLQEAMQSIALVTKEPSVLPQASEELIHDAKASINLYPESPGGGSGSQGGGCSNSLGSRKSSVCSISSMNSSGSSNSPGHHHYPRSLSQFVTPAIRLKPGESSDSGFCSSPALTTQTSNATNQTANVSTWPPHSQDGVDTLPPTADRPHTISTAYEKGHQRPPLTVYTFQNPETIHESGSCLNNGTAAPNGQPLSGQTTPATQKSPAASLSRPPLPVKPAHVRCSSLERPLSAQSNHRQGSGSNLLQRQCPSPIPAHITKELSAAHHAQQQQQQQNQQPQTPPTYVNMSELATMAALKQANQQQKTSTPPLQQQSSIDSACSQHSNDSSGSHQLLQQQQQHPSQQNHHSATATRSHSISSTASSLHSHPSIDSTVACGSLVGQHNHSTSTNTNTNTTSPSSGSSTPQNHYSPLLTNSPTSTAAGTPSGSSLGPGPGLGFVYQVSSPTPPSSEVLKITEQTAAGQDQSTANSVAEEMDERSRASVLQKASMFEKAAAAAAVSPPASIQVASSAPASGGGTRRSEAEQQEMDKSFEDSIQALNNLIGELDSFQREIDEGKVKPPSNNISGSNNNMTTSSNSSSDNNNLPATSNIEPCAISNQTNSSGCGTDISDTTSDELAGDDMDVRQRDRDQDLLGASDSELSRCYVSETSSLTGGLTAGGYENPTFAHFAANANRDDAVSLASDSVCLGQPRHAYVDTCSDSGSAVVVIYDHQIPNTPDIEFVKQNSEIVVLRTKDPQPHALQLHEMRELQQLPANLAASPDSSPDSAAGQAPPTATVAPAKQRLSSFRATSEQQLQLLGRGSPQRGKTPSEQVVQSRPQDQHYPQTHQQDIDGSSPPVEIARRQLPPKPTSLSVFNGPVPTAGDRPVVPRKSDFKADLDAKIRRQKQKVKQQLQQQQQQETQQQQQAPQEQQHSPQSPQTRNCNVTNQQAASITEFASATAPASTDPYPHQNHRMPNQNQTATSNHKQCKTTTMALSPSSPRGHLPLSPSSLSSLPLPATNSSPSNGRSSMLSASDRPPDHPYVCSNAPANPHHANSITNANVNANAQLKPCITPRPASLSGGAASGGSTRIGRRSSINQAKPPPPVRRSSSVTPSPNASVGLQQQPQHATLSQQNHQLSSSSEHLPPPPPFMLDSMAQIPSSALKVSETVRALAAMRHHPASPVSLRRMQQQQHQLQQQQQQHVQLQQPLLQSAHNSPSKDDLTVIHDYLDLHAYAQALATGQQPGGQQMANPHRFFHQQQHQPPPPPVYQVDAPDPRICHESLMDQIKRGATLKRNQKINDRSAPKIH